In uncultured Fibrobacter sp., a single window of DNA contains:
- a CDS encoding right-handed parallel beta-helix repeat-containing protein yields the protein MKMKRVLCAAVIALAAAETFGATYYVAPDGKNTNKGTKDSPFATLNKANSVVNAGDTVWIRGGTYLHTDTNYVKNDNMFAGIHLTKSGSSDNKRIHYLAYPGEKPVIDFSKMPIANGSNNVRYTSGILIQAQYLHLKGLEVKNVPMKGESNVGVYVSRSKHIFLELIDSHHNGGSGFFVNEKGSGSGGGHLFLNCDSHDNYDPNGRQGDGQNADGFGVHYQQGGDTTKFIGCRAWWNSDDGWDFISQEFPVIIENSWAMGHGYSNYGTGKPKDGNGNGFKAGSSKTGVRHTIRNCVAWKNKASGFYANHSSGGNDWFNNTAYMNGTAFNMWASTWDANDNRTDGVVLKGSKAHVMKNNIAFPNKTAYIGGEYAAGEYNTWNLNITPKESDFVSVSDPSMTVTGKELGPLGGAFGPRQADGSLPDIDFLKLAKNSQMIDKGVNVGLKYEGKAPDLGAYEYGYVSPVIVPVDTTPKDTAVTPIVVPVDTSVAPVDSTADSTEVSVGDSTTFVRTLPQRRQNMQQPGRLFYVNGRSVNALRAGDRKASRIRTYSK from the coding sequence ATGAAAATGAAGCGCGTGTTGTGTGCGGCCGTGATTGCCTTGGCTGCTGCGGAAACTTTCGGGGCGACCTACTACGTGGCCCCCGATGGCAAGAATACGAACAAGGGAACGAAAGATAGCCCCTTTGCGACCCTCAACAAGGCGAATTCCGTGGTGAACGCGGGCGATACCGTGTGGATTCGCGGCGGAACCTACCTGCATACGGACACGAACTATGTGAAAAACGACAACATGTTCGCGGGCATTCACCTGACCAAGAGCGGTTCAAGCGACAACAAGCGCATTCATTACCTCGCGTACCCGGGCGAAAAGCCGGTCATTGACTTCAGCAAGATGCCGATTGCCAACGGTTCGAACAACGTAAGGTACACTTCGGGTATCCTCATTCAGGCGCAGTACTTGCACTTGAAGGGGCTCGAAGTCAAGAACGTGCCCATGAAGGGCGAATCGAATGTGGGCGTGTACGTGTCCCGCAGTAAGCATATCTTCTTGGAACTGATCGATAGCCACCACAACGGCGGCTCGGGATTCTTTGTGAACGAGAAGGGCTCGGGAAGCGGCGGCGGACATTTGTTCTTGAACTGCGACAGTCACGACAACTACGACCCCAACGGACGCCAGGGAGACGGCCAGAATGCCGACGGCTTTGGCGTGCACTACCAGCAGGGTGGCGATACGACGAAGTTCATCGGTTGTCGTGCCTGGTGGAACAGCGACGACGGCTGGGATTTTATTAGCCAGGAGTTCCCGGTAATCATTGAGAACAGTTGGGCGATGGGCCACGGTTACAGCAACTACGGGACCGGCAAGCCGAAGGACGGCAACGGCAACGGTTTCAAGGCGGGGAGCAGTAAGACAGGGGTGCGCCACACCATCCGCAACTGCGTCGCATGGAAAAACAAGGCGTCTGGTTTCTATGCAAATCACAGCAGCGGTGGTAACGACTGGTTCAACAATACGGCCTATATGAACGGCACCGCGTTCAACATGTGGGCGAGTACCTGGGATGCAAATGATAACCGCACTGACGGCGTCGTACTCAAGGGGAGCAAGGCTCACGTGATGAAGAATAACATTGCCTTCCCGAACAAGACGGCCTATATCGGCGGTGAATATGCGGCGGGCGAATACAATACTTGGAACCTGAACATCACCCCGAAGGAATCGGATTTCGTGAGTGTGTCGGACCCGAGCATGACCGTGACGGGCAAGGAACTCGGACCTCTCGGTGGTGCGTTCGGCCCGCGCCAGGCCGACGGTAGCCTTCCGGATATTGACTTCCTGAAGCTCGCGAAGAACAGCCAGATGATTGACAAGGGCGTGAATGTGGGGCTCAAGTACGAGGGCAAGGCTCCGGATTTGGGTGCGTACGAATACGGCTATGTGTCGCCTGTTATAGTGCCGGTTGATACCACGCCGAAGGATACCGCTGTAACGCCGATTGTCGTTCCGGTCGATACGTCGGTTGCGCCGGTCGATTCGACTGCGGATTCTACGGAAGTTTCTGTGGGTGATTCGACGACGTTTGTGCGCACGCTTCCGCAACGCAGGCAGAATATGCAGCAGCCGGGACGCCTGTTCTACGTGAACGGTCGCTCGGTGAATGCGCTGCGTGCAGGTGACCGCAAGGCATCGAGAATCAGGACTTATTCAAAATAA